The following nucleotide sequence is from Neokomagataea tanensis.
AAAGGCCATCATTGCCGTTACAAAATCAGCATAAGCGATTTTCCAAGCGCCCCCATGGTGGCCAGCCTCAACCACGTTGTAGCGCTTGATAATGATACTTCGTTTTTCTGTCGGGGATGACGTAGGCATATACTCTCCTGCTCAGAGAAAGTATCAGCTCAAAGCCTTAAGAAACCCTTTATTTACGGCTACTCAAGGCAGAACAACCCCATCTTTAACTGCACTGACCGTAACACGGTAACAGCGTATAGCATGTCCCGCATATGAACGGCATATCACCTCGCCCTTTGGACTGTTCGGGTGAATATCATTTATAATTAACACGTTCTGGAACGGCTGTGCAGCAAGCCCCAGAAACTGCCAACGAGGGTCTAACCCGATTACTGGCACTTTGAGCCCAGCCTCAGCCAATTTTGACGCAACGCCATAATCTTCAGCAGCAACCGCATCAGCTTTTTTCTGCTGCACTAAGCTTGCTGCATCCGAAGCAAAGCGCTCCCACCCCGCCGTTTGGCGTGCAACGGGGTCTTTGTTTGGTGCCAATGCTGGGACTTGATACACGGCATGGACCGCGACAAGCACAAAAATGGCACAACCACTTGCCACAGCCCAGCGAACACGCACGAGCGAAAGAGCGCCAATCAGCGCCCATGCCGGATACACGACCGCAGGCCAATTTGCCTGTACACGATCACCCAAAGCGTGTTGGAGAAACACACATAGTGGTAACAACGCGATCCAGCATAATAAATACGCCCCTACTTCAGCACGGCGCCGGTAGGCATGCACAAGACCCATGGCGAAAATCGCAAAAACCAGCGGTGTCGCCAGTCCGATTTGCCCACCAATAAGTTCACCCAAAAATTGCGCGGCACGGGCAGGATGCCAATCCCCTGTTCGTCCACCCTGCTTTATGAAGCTTGCCCAATGGTGCGCCTTATTCCACCAAATGACAGGTGCTGCGCTCAACAAAAACGCCGGTACAGCACACCACGGAGAGAGACGCCGGCGCCAATCAGCATTCAGCAATAGGCCGCACGCCATAGCCGC
It contains:
- a CDS encoding ArnT family glycosyltransferase, translated to MTALRLYLAGTMPLTPDEAYYREWSHHLQGGYLDHPFMVALWIRIGTWLAGDSPLGARFLGPISVLPGSFFLFCAARNLFGQDGARIGIRAVWLLNATLMVGLGCATMTPDTPLVFFTTLTVWALSVALKVKHTLSKVLAWSAVGGGLGLGFDSKYTAVLVGAAMACGLLLNADWRRRLSPWCAVPAFLLSAAPVIWWNKAHHWASFIKQGGRTGDWHPARAAQFLGELIGGQIGLATPLVFAIFAMGLVHAYRRRAEVGAYLLCWIALLPLCVFLQHALGDRVQANWPAVVYPAWALIGALSLVRVRWAVASGCAIFVLVAVHAVYQVPALAPNKDPVARQTAGWERFASDAASLVQQKKADAVAAEDYGVASKLAEAGLKVPVIGLDPRWQFLGLAAQPFQNVLIINDIHPNSPKGEVICRSYAGHAIRCYRVTVSAVKDGVVLP